The DNA sequence cagcttcttcctccagtTGAGCTGCAGTTGGAACAGAACGACAGTGGGGTATATGGCGAGGTAAAAGTCGAAAAGAACGGAATAGATTCCCAGCGCCATGGCATAGTCGACGGTGATTTGCCGGTCCCAGCATTTCCCATCAGCCTCCAGCCACTGTGCGCGGGCTGGGGTGCACTGGGCGAAGTTGATGACGAGCAtaccgagggcgaggaggccgTAGATGATCGAGACGATCCACATGACAATGCGGTGGGCGCGCCCCGGGTTCAGCAGTTTGCGCAGCAAAACGACGACAGCAAACTTGGGGATCGTGAAGGATGACACGCCAGGAACGAAGGAAATAACGGTGTAATACAGGGCCTTTTTGACGTCCTCCTGGCTCAGCGTGTCCAAATGtctgccgccgccatggGAGATGGTGGCGCCGGCAAGGCCGACGTAGATAATGCATAGACACTGTACTCGTGAGTTTCTCTATCCCCTGCTGGATCTTGGGGTCGCCTGGACTTACAATGGAAAACAGAGTGATGTAGTCGTCAAGATAGATCTTGCCCATCAAAATGACTCTGCTGTACACTCTTCCCGCAACAAAGACAGTTCCGAGCAAGGTCATCGTCGAAATGACTCCGCATTTAGATTGCCGCCATGTCCTAATCCTGGACATCACGCTCTCCCCCCTATAATCCCCGCTGAAGTAATCAACCGCCAACAACTATATCCAACAGTTCGACCCCAGCAATCACCACGGCAAATACGTCTCTACATTGGCTCTCAATCACAAGACTGGATTTCCAGGCAACACCACGTGGAGGTTGCAGAGTCCGATTTCGATGCCCGTCCCGGCCAAGGGATCTCTCGAAAGAGGAGGACGTGATGGCACCGAGGTACCAGAGCACTGGCCGCCCGCTCAACCAACCCATTAAAGGTGAGAGCTGCTCAACCACCCAAACAGATGATAGAGCTGGATCACCCACACTGATGACCCGAATCACCCTCACAGGTGATCGATGCTCACCGACCCATAAAGGTGAGAGATCAACACCGACTAACGTCCCCAAgaacccaaccaaacccagAGGAGTGGAGGAACAACACCGGTCAAACGTCCCCAAGAATCCAACCAAACCCAGAGGAGTGGAGGCATCCTCTATCGACCCGCAAAGGCCGCGaagatcaacaccaacgtcCCCGGTAAATCCTCAAGCAACCCATGAGGGCAGGAGGGCAGAAAACATGCACCAAAGACAATGACGCACTCAACCCATAAAAGGCGAGGCCAGAACAAACACACACCAGTGGTGCGGGAGAGGCGGGATAGACACACACCAAGGACAATGACGACGACCATCAACCCATAAACGGGAGAGGCGGGAAAGACACgcaccaacaacgacgatgacgatgaccaCCCCGTGGCATGAAAAGAGAGGAAACAATACACCACAGCGACAACATCAGATCATCCTCCCGCCTCATCAGCAACCCATTATCGcttcgccgccttcttctccttgtacTTTTGGCGCCTTGAACAATTTCGACACTTTCCATATCTCCCAAAGTGCATAAACAACGAACGGTCCTTTTCCCAATTCTCTGGACGAGGCTCTCCACAGTCGACACAGACATCTTTCTTTCCCATCTTGACCCATGCCGTAAGCCACACACTACCAGCAGTTCGAAATGCGCCCATTGGTGACATCTCCCCCTTGTTCCTAGTTTTGTATGAATGACAAGGATGGCAGAGAGTTTCTTCGCGGAGACCATGAAATTGAACATCATTCTCCGCCAACACCTGCCTGGTTCGTCCGAACCGAATTGACGCATCTCTCAACATCCAAGGGGGGACCGGGAAGCCGCAATTGTCGTTCTGGCACTTGTCCTCGTTGCCCGAATCCAAATAGGCATCTTGCTCGGCCTGCAGCTGGTGTTTCTCGGCCTTAACATTGGGATTGAGGTGGTTCTTGAGTTGTCGTGGTGATGAACCCTCGGGCTTGTCGACTCCATGCTTCTCCAGATACTTTGCACAGGAGGAACATCTGGACTGCTCGCAATAGCCCTTGAATCTGGTGGTCTTGAACTCTCCGCGTGGGACGTCGTAGGGAGGGTTCTGGCAGACATTGGCGTTGCCTGCGGTGAGGAAAATCTCATGGTCCTTTGGACCCCATGCAAAAGCCGGGAGGCCAACCATCGCTCTTTGTTTCTTCGGGTACATATTGTAAAAGTCGTGCCTGACGGTGACCGTTTGTCGTTGCCGACAGCG is a window from the Podospora pseudocomata strain CBS 415.72m chromosome 6, whole genome shotgun sequence genome containing:
- a CDS encoding hypothetical protein (antiSMASH:Cluster_1; EggNog:ENOG503P4GH; COG:S), encoding MSRIRTWRQSKCGVISTMTLLGTVFVAGRVYSRVILMGKIYLDDYITLFSICLCIIYVGLAGATISHGGGRHLDTLSQEDVKKALYYTVISFVPGVSSFTIPKFAVVVLLRKLLNPGRAHRIVMWIVSIIYGLLALGMLVINFAQCTPARAQWLEADGKCWDRQITVDYAMALGIYSVLFDFYLAIYPTVVLFQLQLNWRKKLALSSSLGFGYCAGVITCYKCYTLSGLLEVKDFTYTVDDVVLWTNIEANCVIIGACIPRLYPLIRKVFGKSALGSSARPTGNSKSAGLRGGSTGPSNTVITIGSYAKNKGRKRGKSGSHMASNVDTINDLDADGKYIVLEERSFHYSTTELTAQDAVAANSQVAQTKAARQEGW